In Brachypodium distachyon strain Bd21 chromosome 2, Brachypodium_distachyon_v3.0, whole genome shotgun sequence, one genomic interval encodes:
- the LOC100838457 gene encoding patellin-3 gives MAEEPQPQAVAAAPAPEVVATEKAPAEVEKKAEEPAATDAAEAEAEETGAVADDGGAIEATGSFKEESNLVADLPDPEKKALDEFKQLIVAALAAGEFNLPPPPPPPKAKEAAAEETKTEEPAKEEAKTEEQAKEEPKADEPAKEEPKADEPAKEEPKVEAAADELKVEVVAEPAAEEPAKVEPEAEEVKPAEPKTEEEAVVATEEGTKTAEAIEETVAATSEPAAAPDAEAKAEAAAPEPVLIWGVPLVGDDERTDAVLLKFLRAREFKVKEAMAMLKSAVLWRKRFGIASLLDADLAFPELEKVVFYRGADREGHPVCYNVYGEFQDKELYEKAFGDEEKRERFLKWRIQLLERGILSQLDFAPSGICSMVQVTDLKNSPPMLGKHRAVTRQAVTLLQDNYPEFIAKKVFINVPWWYLAANKMMSPFLTQRTKSKFVFASQAKSPETLFRYIAPEQVPVQFGGLFKEDDPEFTTSDSVTELTIKASSKETIEIPVTENSTIVWELRVLGWEVSYGAEFTPDAEGGYTVIVQKTRKVPANEEPIMKGSFKVSESGKIVLTINNPASKKKKLLYRSKVKSTSESV, from the exons ATGGCAGAGGAGCCGCAGCCACAGGCCGTCGCTGCCGCCCCGGCCCCGGAGGTGGTCGCGACTGAGAAGGCGCccgcggaggtggagaagaaggcggagGAGCCTGCGGCGACGGAtgcggcggaggccgaggcTGAGGAGACGGGCGCGGTCGCCGACGACGGGGGCGCCATCGAGGCGACCGGGTCTTTCAAGGAGGAGAGCAACCTGGTTGCCGACCTGCCTGacccggagaagaaggcgctCGACGAGTTCAAGCAGCTGATcgtcgccgcgctcgccgccggcgagttcAACCtgcctccccctccgccgccgccgaaggcCAAGGAGGCCGCTGCAGAGGAGACCAAGACGGAGGAGCCCGCCAAGGAGGAGGCTAAGACcgaggagcaggccaaggaGGAGCCCAAGGCGGACGAGCCGGCCAAGGAAGAGCCCAAGGCGGACGAGCCGGCCAAGGAAGAGCCCAAGGTtgaggcggcggccgacgaACTCAAGGTCGAGGTCGTTGCCGAGCCAGCAGCTGAGGAGCCGGCCAAGGTCGAGCCCGAAGCTGAGGAGGTCAAGCCGGCCGAGCCgaagacggaggaggaagccgtCGTGGCCAccgaggagggcaccaagacGGCGGAAGCGATTGAGGAAaccgtcgccgccacctcggagccggcggcggcgccggatgCAGAGGCGAAGGCGGAGGCAGCCGCGCCAGAACCCGTGCTGATCTGGGGCGTGCCGCTGGTGGGCGACGACGAGCGCACGGACGCCGTGCTCCTCAAGTTCCTGCGCGCGCGCGAGTTCAAGGTGAAGGAGGCCATGGCGATGCTCAAGTCCGCTGTGCTGTGGCGCAAGCGCTTCGGCATCGCGTCGCTCCTCGACGCCGACCTCGCCTTCCCggagctggagaaggtggTGTTCTACCGCGGCGCCGACCGCGAGGGCCACCCCGTGTGCTACAACGTCTACGGCGAGTTCCAGGACAAGGAGCTGTACGAGAAGGCCTTCGGCGACGAGGAGAAGCGGGAGCGCTTCCTCAAGTGGCGCATCCAGCTGCTGGAGCGCGGCATCCTTTCGCAGCTGGACTTCGCCCCCAGCGGCATCTGCTCCATGGTGCAGGTCACCGACCTGAAGAACTCGCCGCCCATGCTCGGAAAGCACCGCGCCGTCACCCGCCAGGCTGTCACGCTGCTCCAGGACAACTACCCCGAGTTCATCGCCAAGAAG GTGTTCATCAACGTGCCATGGTGGTACCTCGCTGCTAACAAAATGATGAGCCCTTTCCTCACACAGCgcaccaaaagcaagttcgttTTTGCCAGCCAGGCCAAGTCACCTGAGACCCTCTTCAG ATACATCGCACCGGAGCAAGTTCCTGTCCAGTTCGGAGGCCTCTTCAAGGAAGATGACCCTGAATTCACCACCTCTGACTCTGTTACCGAGCTCACCATCAAAGCTTCATCCAAAGAAACCATTGAGATTCCTGTCACTGAG AATTCAACAATTGTATGGGAGCTTCGAGTGCTTGGTTGGGAAGTTAGCTACGGGGCGGAGTTCACCCCGGACGCTGAGGGCGGATACACCGTCATTGTGCAGAAAACAAGGAAGGTTCCTGCAAACGAGGAACCAATCATGAAAGGCAGTTTCAAGGTCAGCGAGTCCGGGAAAATTGTGCTAACGATCAACAACCCTGcatccaagaagaagaagctcctTTACAGATCCAAGGTCAAGAGCACCAGCGAGTCTGTTTGA
- the LOC100839076 gene encoding uncharacterized protein LOC100839076 isoform X2: protein MLMQLPAVGAATAAPLAPVKAATAASPRRYPPIRLSASPSTESSPSTSAVSGQRLPPSARHSREHLGGRNNVPARPSKGRVFFLDVNPICFRGSQRSLGAFARWLSLFFAHVSLRDPVVAVLDGVGGNEYRRRLLPSYKAHRTRGVGKGADSRVVDVLRECNVPVVQIDGHEADDVVATLTEQVLQKGFRVVIGSPDKDFKQLISEDVQLVMPIPEIGRWSFYTLRHYVAQYKCNPTADLSLRCFMGDEADGVPGIQHLVPGFGRKTAVKLLKKHGTLENLLNTAAIKTVGKDYAQDALVKHADYLRKNYEVLSLKRDVNVQLDDRWLSTRDTCNDTSVLSNFILKFNEGQKLNSR from the exons ATGCTAATGCAGCTGCCCGCCGTGGGCGCGGCCACTGCGGCACCGCTAGCTCCGGTCAAGGCTGCCACGGCAGCAAGTCCCCGTAGATACCCCCCCATACGACTCAGCGCATCTCCTTCCACGGAATCTTCTCCTTCAACCTCGGCGGTCTCCGGCCAGCGGCTCCCGCCGTCTGCCAGGCATTCCCGCGAGCACCTGGGAGGCAGAAACAACGTCCCGGCAAGGCCCTCCAAAGGCCGGGTGTTCTTCCTCGACGTCAATCCTATCTGCTTCCGTGGCTCCCAGCGCAGCCTCGGCGCCTTCGCGCGCTGGCTCTCGCTCTTCTTCGCGCACGTCAGCCTCCGCGACCCCGTCGTCGCC GTTTTGGACGGGGTGGGCGGGAACGAGTACAGGAGGCGGCTGCTGCCGTCCTACAAAGCTCACCGGACTCGTGGAGTGGGCAAGGGTGCCGATTCGCGCGTGGTCGACGTGCTCCGCGAGTGCAATGTGCCG GTTGTGCAAATTGATGGACATGAGGCAGATGACGTAGTGGCTACCTTAACAGAGCAAGTATTGCAGAAAGGTTTTAGAGTTGTCATTGGCTCACCAGATAAGGACTTCAAGCAGCTGATATCTGAAGACGTTCAGTTAGTAATGCCCATTCCTGAGATTGGCCGGTGGTCATTTTATACACTCAGGCATTATGTTGCACAGTACAAGTGTAATCCGACAGCAGATTTAAGCCTTA GATGTTTCATGGGTGATGAAGCAGATGGTGTTCCCGGAATCCAGCATCTGGTTCCTGGTTTTGGTCGCAAAACTGCAGTAAAACTACTGAAAAAACATGGGACATTAGAGAACTTACTTAATACAGCTGCAATTAAAACTGTTGGCAAGGATTATGCCCAGGACGCACTCGTGAAGCATGCGGATTACTTGCGGAAAAATTATGAAGTCCTCAGCCTGAAGAG AGATGTAAATGTTCAGCTTGACGACAGATGGTTATCGACAAGGGACACTTGCAATGACACCAGTGTTCTATCTAACTTCATCCTTAAATTCAACGAGGGCCAGAAGTTAAATAGCAG GTGA
- the LOC100839076 gene encoding uncharacterized protein LOC100839076 isoform X1, translated as MLMQLPAVGAATAAPLAPVKAATAASPRRYPPIRLSASPSTESSPSTSAVSGQRLPPSARHSREHLGGRNNVPARPSKGRVFFLDVNPICFRGSQRSLGAFARWLSLFFAHVSLRDPVVAVLDGVGGNEYRRRLLPSYKAHRTRGVGKGADSRVVDVLRECNVPVVQIDGHEADDVVATLTEQVLQKGFRVVIGSPDKDFKQLISEDVQLVMPIPEIGRWSFYTLRHYVAQYKCNPTADLSLRCFMGDEADGVPGIQHLVPGFGRKTAVKLLKKHGTLENLLNTAAIKTVGKDYAQDALVKHADYLRKNYEVLSLKRDVNVQLDDRWLSTRDTCNDTSVLSNFILKFNEGQKLNSRFRTGTDRSSI; from the exons ATGCTAATGCAGCTGCCCGCCGTGGGCGCGGCCACTGCGGCACCGCTAGCTCCGGTCAAGGCTGCCACGGCAGCAAGTCCCCGTAGATACCCCCCCATACGACTCAGCGCATCTCCTTCCACGGAATCTTCTCCTTCAACCTCGGCGGTCTCCGGCCAGCGGCTCCCGCCGTCTGCCAGGCATTCCCGCGAGCACCTGGGAGGCAGAAACAACGTCCCGGCAAGGCCCTCCAAAGGCCGGGTGTTCTTCCTCGACGTCAATCCTATCTGCTTCCGTGGCTCCCAGCGCAGCCTCGGCGCCTTCGCGCGCTGGCTCTCGCTCTTCTTCGCGCACGTCAGCCTCCGCGACCCCGTCGTCGCC GTTTTGGACGGGGTGGGCGGGAACGAGTACAGGAGGCGGCTGCTGCCGTCCTACAAAGCTCACCGGACTCGTGGAGTGGGCAAGGGTGCCGATTCGCGCGTGGTCGACGTGCTCCGCGAGTGCAATGTGCCG GTTGTGCAAATTGATGGACATGAGGCAGATGACGTAGTGGCTACCTTAACAGAGCAAGTATTGCAGAAAGGTTTTAGAGTTGTCATTGGCTCACCAGATAAGGACTTCAAGCAGCTGATATCTGAAGACGTTCAGTTAGTAATGCCCATTCCTGAGATTGGCCGGTGGTCATTTTATACACTCAGGCATTATGTTGCACAGTACAAGTGTAATCCGACAGCAGATTTAAGCCTTA GATGTTTCATGGGTGATGAAGCAGATGGTGTTCCCGGAATCCAGCATCTGGTTCCTGGTTTTGGTCGCAAAACTGCAGTAAAACTACTGAAAAAACATGGGACATTAGAGAACTTACTTAATACAGCTGCAATTAAAACTGTTGGCAAGGATTATGCCCAGGACGCACTCGTGAAGCATGCGGATTACTTGCGGAAAAATTATGAAGTCCTCAGCCTGAAGAG AGATGTAAATGTTCAGCTTGACGACAGATGGTTATCGACAAGGGACACTTGCAATGACACCAGTGTTCTATCTAACTTCATCCTTAAATTCAACGAGGGCCAGAAGTTAAATAGCAG GTTCAGAACCGGAACGGACAGAAGCAGTATCTAA